DNA from Aliarcobacter butzleri:
AGTGATTTCAAAAACAACAAGTAAAACTATATCGTGGTCAGATACTATTTGTATAGCATTTGCATTTGTATCACTTGATTCTATTCTAAAGTTTAAGCTTGAAATATCACTCCAAGTTTTATATAAAATTTTTATAAACATTTTATAAAAGTGTTCTAAAACTTTTATTTCTATTTCTGTTAATTCTCTATCTAAATTATCCATAGTATTTACAGCACCACTACCTAATAAATCAGCGATTACTTTATGTGAAATAGTTGGGTTACACTCAATTACTATTCTTCCATCAAGTGGTTTCATAGAAAGTGTACTTAAAGATGTAACTTGTGGAATAGATAAGATAAATTCTCCATAAGTCATTTGTTCAATTGTTGTAAGTTTTATATCTACAATTTTTCTAAGCATTGAAGATAGATCATTTATGAACTCTCTTAGCATTTTATCATGCATGGTTGTTAGTGCTTTTAATTGGTCAAGTGTAACTCTATTAGGTTTTTTAAAGTCATAAATAGAGTAATTTTTTTCTTTTGCGGTGAACTTATCTAAAGGATTAGTTCCATCAATATCATCACCTTGTTCAGCGATATCTAAAAGTGCATCAATCTCATCTTGACTTAAAAATTCTGCCATTTATTACTCTCTTAATTCAATATCAACATCAATTGCACCCATATCTTTTATCATTTTTAGGGTATCTATTATCTCTTTCATTGGAAGTTTCATAACTTTCATTGAACGAACTAAATCAGCAACTGTTGGAGGATTTTTTGTATTTATCATTGCATTATTTATGTCTATAACTGGTTTATCTGCAATTCTTACATCATCACCAATATCAACACCTGTATTTATTGTAGGATTATTCCAATCAACTTCACCTAAACCAGTTTTATTTATTCTAATAGTAAAAGTATCTCTTGCTATTGTAACAGGATCAATTACTATATCTCCTCCTGCAAGAATCGATTCTCTGTTCATATCAATTATAAGTTTCTTTTTAAATGAAGACTCTAATTCTATATTTTGAACAAGAGAAATAAATTTTACAATAGACATACCATCAGGTTTTTTTACATCAATAGTTCTAGTATCCAATGCAGTTGCAAGTTTTTTTCCAAAAGTATCATTAATTTTTGTTTCAATTAAATCAGCATTTTTTGCAGAATTTTTCAAAAGACTTAGTTGGATTGAGTCTTCACTTTGTAAATCGAAATTTATTTCATTTTCAACAGTTGCCCCATCATAAATAAATCCAGTAGTTTTATTATTTTCATTTGCAACAATTGTTCCTTGTGCTAAGGCATAGACATTTCCATCAACACCCTTTAATTGAGTTATTAAAAGTTCTCCATGGTCAACAGATTTTGCATCACCAATAGTTGAAATATTCACTTTTATTTTATCACCTTGTCTTGCAAATGGTGGTAAATCAGCAGTTACCATAACTGCTGCAATATTTTTTGAATTAATTGAACCTGCTGGGATTTTAATATAAGAATTTCTAAGAAGATTTTGTAAAGATTGCATAGTGAACTTTGATTTGTCACCAGTTCCAGCTAATCCAACTATTAACCCATAACCAATTAGTTGGTTTTCTCTAATTCCAATGATATTTGAAATGTCTTTAATTGTTTGCGAGTATAAAGATGATAATAATAGTGCAATAATAAAAAAATATTTCAATATCATCCTCCTAATTTATTTTAATATATATTTTAACGAAAATTTAATAAAAAAAGGTATAATCTGCATAAAATTAAAAATATCTTTAATAGGATTTATCAAAGTTGAATATTTATATATACGGTAATCAGCGTTTTAAAAAAGAGATTTATAAAATATTAGATAGCTCTCAAATTAAAAAAATTGATAATAATGTAATCATAAAAGAAATTAGTAATTTAAATGATTTAAAAGAGACAATAAAAGCGCAACCTAAAGATATTTATTTGATTGATGATGAAAAGATAATAAAAAAAGATTCTTTAAAATCGAAGTTTTTTGCTCCTAAAGATGGCGTTGACGAACAATTTCTAGTAGAAAGTGGAGTCAACGATTTAACTATTAATTCTTTGAATGAAATACCAGAATATATAATCAGAAAATATGAATTAGAAAAGAACTTAGAAGATATAAAAAAAGAGAATAAAGTTGAACTTGATGATGAATTATCAAAACTTCTTGCTAATGAAACGCAAATAGAAAAAAAAGCAGAAAGTACTCCTGAAATAAAAGATGATGAAATCGTAAGTGGTGTAAATCTAAACGAACTAGAAAATTTGATAGAAACCACTGAAGAAACAGAAAATATAGATTTGCATAAGCTAGATAACAATGATAAAATAACTAATGAATTTGAAGATTTTAATAATGATTTTGGACTAAATAATATATCATTTGATTACGATGACGATAATATTTTAAATGACAATTCTTTAAGTGATGAAGATGTTTTATCTCAGATTTTAAATTCAGCTAGTATAGATGAAGATAATTATGAATTTTTAGGGGAAACATTTGAAGATGTAAATTTCTTAGAAGAACTTTTTCCTGATAAAGCAGAATTTCTTGCGACTTTTGAAAAACCAGAAAAGCAAGTTGAAGATGATAAAACTGAGATGACGGATGAATTTGTAGAGTTTGATGATGATGAAGAAGTTCATCTTCCTGATGAAGAGATACAAGAAGTGGCTGATTTAGAAGAAGATAATTTTGAAAATGAGAAAAAAAAAGTTATTATCGAACCAATGGATGATGAAGAAAATGAAGAAAATGAAGAAAAAAATGAAGAAGATGAAGAAAGTGAAAATTTTGAAGATTTAGAAGGAGAGAATATGAATGATAATGAATTTTCTGAATTAGATAGCTTGAATGAAAAAGATTTAATGGAAGCTTTAAATTATAAAGCAGATGAAATAGTTCAAGTGCCTAAAAATGAAGAAAAGACTCAAATAATTTCTAATACAAACAATAAAGAAACAGTAATTTTAAATAGTTCAAATGTTGATGAAATATCACAACTAATTTCTAAACTACTAAGTAATAAAACTTTAGAAATAACGATAAAATTAAAAGATTAATTATGGATTTAATAGGAATTGCAGAAAATACGGTAAAAATAATTTTAATATTAGGTTTGCCTTCTTTGATTGTAAGTATGATTATAGGGCTTGTAATATCAATTTTTTCAGCAGTTACACAAGTAAATGATGCTTCTTTATCCTTTGTTCCTAAAATGATTTTTGTATCAGCATTTATTTTGATTTCTTTACCTTGGGTTGGAGATCATCTTGAAACATTTACAAAAGATTTATGGGATATAATCTTAACATTCGGGCATTAAGTTGATTGAGAAATTATATAAACTCAAAAAAAACCAAACAGACCAAAAATTAATAGAAAAAGCTACTTTAGAACAAGAAGTTGATAAAATTGATTCTGAAGTTGTTTTTACTCAACATAAAATTGATACAGCAACAGTTGATAGATTTGGAGCAATTTCTGATTTTTTGATTTTGGCAATGCATAAAGATACAATGAGATTGCATATTCAAAAGCTTTTAACTAGAAAAAACAGTTTAGTTTCTCAAATAGCAAATTTAGTAAATGAAATAGTAGAATTACAAAAAGAGAGTGAACAATTTAAATATATTTTAGATGAAGAAAAAAAAGAAAAATTTAAAAAAATTTTAGCTGCAGAAGAAGAAGCCGCTAGCGAATATGTACAAAGTAAATATATAAGAGGGTAGGAGTTAATTTGATTTATAAATTTTTGATATTAACTATTTTTTTTGTAATACAAATAAATGCAGTTGAAACAAGTAGTTCTTTAACTAGACAAAAAATGGAAGTTTTAGAATTAAAAAATGAGTTAAATAATTTTTATAATGAAAAAGAAAAAGAGTATCAAACACAAAAAAAAGAGTTAGAAAATCTTCTTGCTCAAGTAGAAAAAGAAAAAGCTGAAACCAAAAGACTTCATGACAAGAATTTAGCACTTTTAAAAGATATTAGAGCAGAAGTTCAAAGTAAAACAGTAAAAATTTATGATGGAATGAAAGCAAAAAATGCAGCTGAAATTTTTGACCAAATGATAAATGAAGGCAAAATTGAAGATGTTTTTGATATAATCTTAAGACTAAGAGAGTCTAATGTTACACAAATACTAAAATTTTTGACTGTAACGAATGCATCAAGACTGACACAAAAACTTGAAAAATATAATTTAGATAAAGATAAAAAGGATTAAAATGGCAGAAGAAAATGGTGAAACAACAAAAAAATCTTCGGAAGGAAAGGGATTATTAATTGTATTAATAGTTTTAATTCTGATTTTAATTATGGCCGTTGCTGGCGGAACATACTTTTTATTAGATAAAATTTCTAGTACAGCAAATAATGGACAAAAAACAGAAGAAAGTGCTCAAACTGCTACTCCTGCAAATACGTCAGAAGCTACTTTTAAAGCAGATGTAAATGATTTGGTTTTAAATTTAACTGATTCAAGAGGTAAAGAAAAAGTAATGAAATTATCTTTTTCTATTAGAAGTAATGATCCATTAATAGCAACAGTAATAGAAGAGTATAAAGCAGAAATTACTGATGTTGTTATTTCACAAGTGAGTTCAAGAAGTTCAGAAGAATTATTGACTGTTGGTGGAAAAAACTTATTGAAAGATGAGCTAATAGCCGAAATAAACAATGTTATAAATTATGTTACGAAATCAAATCGTAATGTAGTAAGTACAATATTGTTCACAACTTTTGTAATTAAATAATGATAGTAGCTGTAAAAAGAAATAAAAGTCAAAAAATTTTAAAAATTATAATAGTTGTTTTGTTAGTTTCAGGTGGAGCTTATTATTACAATGATTATATAGAAACTGCTAGAATAAATGCAGAAAAACAAAAGTTAGAAGAAGAGCAAAAAAGAGTATTAAAAGCAAAAGAAGAAGAACAAGAAAAGATAAAACAAGAAGCTCAAAGAGAGATTTTGGCTGAAGTTGAAAAAGCTGTAAATTTAATTGGGCAAGAGTATGTTCGAGATGTTAAACTGATTAAAAATAAAGTTGTATTTGTTTGTGAACCAGATACAAATATTGATGCTTTAGTTGTAAGATATGGTGCTATGGCTTTAGTTAAAAAAACTTTTGATGAAATAGTTATAGTTGTTGATATTGATTTTATTTTAAAGAATAAATTATGAAATTAGTTATATATATATCACTTACAAGTTTATTATTTTTAGGATGTGCCTCTCAGGAACCAGATATACATTTTGAAAAACCAGAAATACAAATTCCTAAAAAAGCACCAGAAGCTAAAAAAAATAAAGGTTCATTATATTCTATGCAAGGGACATCTTTATTTGCTGATAAAAAAGATTTACAAATCGGAGATATTATTCAAATAATAATAAAAGAAGATTTAACAGCTAAAAGTGATAACAAAAGAGAGTTGACAAATAATAGGAATAATAACTTAGGTGGTGGATTATTTACTCCAATGGGTACTAATACTTTAGGTGGTGTAGCTGAAAGTATTACAAACGAGTCTAATAGAAGTTTAGGAGTTGATTTTGGAACTCAAAGTACAAACTCTGATAAAGGAAAAGTAAAAACTCAGTTTAATGAAACTTTTGACACAACAATTTCGGCAATTATAGAAGAGACTTATCAAAATGGTAATTATTATATAAGAGGCGAAAAAGAGATGCTAATTGAAGGGCAAAAACAAAAAATTGTTATAAGTGGAGTAATAAGACCTTATGATATAACGTCAGATAATTCAATAAACTCTTCTCAAATAGCAAATTTGAAGCTTTTATATAATAAAGATGGTACAGAATCTGATATTTTAGATACACCTTGGGGATTAAATTTTATGCGTAAGATTTGGCCATTTTAATCTAATATTAAGAAATGTAATGCAATAATTTTAAAGATTTTAAAGGAGTTAGTATGAGTTTATTCGGTACTTTTAATGTTGCTCAAACTGGACTTAGTGCTTCAAGATATGGTATCGAAACTGTAAGTAATAATATTGCAAATAAAGATACTGATGGATATAAAAAACGTGTAACTGATTTAAGTGAAATTGGACAAATGGGTTCTAGTATTACTGGAAGAGGTGTAAATGTCGATGGGGTTTCACGAGTTACTTCTCAATATCTATATGATAATTACACAAAAGAATATACAAAAACTAGTTACTATGATAAATTAACTAATATGTTGGGCAATATTGAAAAAGTATTTGCAGAAACTGATACTGCAGGCTTATCAGTTGATATAAACAATTATTTTACGGCAGTTGAACAGTTAAGATCCAATCCTAATTCCCAAATATATAAAAGTTATCTACAATCACAAGGACAAGCATTAGTTGATAATTTACAAAGACTTTATTCTAGCGTTGAACAACAACAATCAATTGAAAAAGTTGAATTGAAAACAAATGTAAAAGAAGTAAATTCAATTTTAAAAGAAATAGCTGATATTAATGGTAAACTTGAAAATTATACTAATTCTACTAATGATTTATTGGATAAAAGAGATGCTTTAGAACTCAAGTTATCTCAGTATGTTAATGTAGATATAAATAGAGACAATGGTTATGAAATAAAAATTGGTGGAGTAACTGCATTAAGTAGTGGTACTCTTAATAGAGAATTAGAAATAAGTTATAAAGATACAAAACAAGTAGATAAATTTAATTATATTCAAAGTAATGGAACAGTTTTGGATTCTTTGAAATATAATGAAGATGGAACGGCAAAAGCAGCTTATGATGCAAATGATGTAATCAAATATACATTAAATAATGATGATAATCTTTCAGTTACTATTCAAATAGGTGAAGTGGTAAATGGAGATTGGGATAATGATCCATCTACTCCTGATACAGGAGAAGCTGTAACTATGGATAATTTAACAAGAGCTTTAGCTTTTAAAATAAATAATGACCCTAAATTAAGTCAATATGTTACTGCGCATAACGGAGATTATAATGATGGTTATATGGTTTATCCAGGAGATAATAGAGGTTTAAGTACAGATTCGGATAAATATCTAAGAGTTGAATCTAATGAAGCTGGAAAAGCTAATGAATTTACGGGAACTATAAGCATTGTAAGATATGATGCAACTAATGCTGTACAAGAAAGAGAAGCTTTATATAAAAATGAATCTCAAAGTACAACAGCTGAATCAGATGTAGTTCTTAAAATATTGGAACAAAATGTAAATTTATCAAGTGGAAGTATAAAAGCTCAAGTTGAGAATTTATCTTCATCTTCACCAAATAATAAAATTCAATCATATCTTGATAATTTAGACTCTTTAGCAGCTACTTTCTCAGATATTTATGATCAATATATTCAAGTTGGGAAAAGTGAATATGTTTATGGACAAAATGCTGCAAATGATTATAATGGAACTCCTAAGGGAGAGATAGTTTCTGTTGGATTATTTAGTGGTACTAGTGTTAAAACATTAGCATTTAATAAAAATGCTGTAAATGATTTAAAACAGGAACAAATAGAGTATTTAGCAACAATACAATGGAAAACAGATTTGTCTTTTGATGGAAAAGGACAAGATTCGACAGCAACAAATACAACATCTTTAAGTGAATTTTTTAGAAATACAAAAGTAAATGTATCAAGTGATACAGAAAATGCAAAATACTCAAAAGAGGTACAAGCAAATATTGCTCAAACGATAGGAACAACATATAATAATATTGTAAAAGTTGATGAAGATGATGAAATGGTAAATTTAATGAAGTTGCAAGCAGCATATAGTGCAAATGCACAAATGATAACTGCTGTTGATGAAATGATTAAAGTAATACTTGGATTAAGAAGTTAATTAAAATAAAGGAGTAAACAATGGCTGGAGTATTAGGATTAGGTTCAAGCGGATCGACAAGCTTAAATGAAGCATTAATTGAAAAATTAAAAGAAGCAGATAAAGCCTCTAGCGTAACTCCTTTAGAAAAAAAACTAGAAAAGTTTACTACAGAGAAAGAGGTAGTTGCTAATATACAAACAAAAGTTAATGAATTATTATCTGCTGTAAAGGTATTCAGCTTAAATCAGACAACTGGAGCAAATGCATTTCAACAAAAAAGTGCAAATGTAACGGGAGATGGAGTAGTATTTGACTCAGATGACTTAAGTGCTTTAAAATCTGGTAGCCTTAGCGTAAAAGTTGAGCAATTAGCGCAAAAAGATGTTTGGCAATCAAAACAATTTGATGGAACTACTACAACAAAAAGTAGTTTGGTTAATCAAGGTACTTTAAATATAAATGGAACATCAATAGACACAACTAATAAATCATATAGCGATTTGGTTACCGAAATAAATAAAATCAGTGGTGTACAGGCTTCTTTAGTTGAAGATTCTACTGGTAAATTTAGATTATCTATAAAAAGTAGCGAAACGGGAGAATCAAATAAAATTAATTTTACTGGTTCAGATTCTACAGCTTTATCTCATTTTGGATTTGATGATACAACAAATAATGTATTAAAAGCGCAAGATATGAAAATGAAAGTTGATGGAGTTGATTATTCAGGAAGTAGTAATACAATAACTATTGATGGGCTTAAAATAACAGCTTCAAAGTCAACTGGTGAATCTACTATTAATATAGAAGATGATAATTCTAATATTAAAACACAGATGCAAGCTTTTGTTACAGCATATAATACATTGAATACATTAATTTCAGGTGAAGTATATAGTACGGATTCTTCTTTGGGAGATAAAGCTTCTATTAGAAATGTTATGTCTCAATTAAAAGAGCAACTATTTGGTACAGGTAGCGGAGATAAAACTATATTTAGTTATGGATTCTCTTTTGATTCATCGAATGGAAATTTAGTTTTAAGTTCAACAGAATTTGATAATGCAATTAAAAATGACAAAGAAGGATTACAAAACTTATTTGTTGGAGTTGCTGAAAAAAAAGGTATAGCAACAACATTAGATGAGTTAATTTCAAATAGTGGAATAAATAAAGATTTGATTGATTATGAATCAAATATGTTGTCTAGAGAAACAAAATTAACAGAACAAAAAGATGCAGCACAAGAAGCTTTAGATGCAAAATATAAGCTAATGTCAGAACAATTTGCAGCATATACAACAATAATAACTCAAATGGAAAATTCATTTTCAGGTTTAAAGATGTTAATTCAACAGTCAACGGCAAGTAATTAGAAGAAATGATTTTATAGTTTAAGTAAAAACTTTATATACTATCTAAAGAATTATTTTGGAGTTGTGAATTTATGGGAATTGAAGAATATAATCAGCAAAATGCCATATCAGATGATCCTTATGTTTTAGTATTAAAACTATATGAGGGAGTTATCAAGTTTCTTTCTTTTGCAAAAAGTGCAATACAAGAGGGTGATATTGAGAAAAAGTTTATTTATATAAATAAAGCAATTGCAATTTTTGATGAATTAAGAAGTGTTTTAGATTTTGATGGTGGAGATGTTGCTTATTATTTAGATGGATTATATTTATATCAAATAGAGACACTTTTTTCTGCTGGAATTGATGATAACATTAATTCAATTAACCAAGTTATGAAAGTTACTCAAGGATTGATAGAAGCATGGAAAGACGAAACAGGTCTTTAAAAGCACTAAATGAATTGATTTATATTGATTCACTAGACTCTTTTGAAAAAGGAGATGCCTTAGTGAATTGGTATAATGATTATCTAAGTGAGAACTCAATTGAAGAGTTTGATTTAGAGCTTAAAGATTTAAAAACATTGGAAGAGTTATTTTTTAGAAATATTAACTTTTTAAAAGAGATAAAAGAACAGGCTAGACAAGAGTTAATACGAATAAGAAAAGTGAAAAGCTTTTTAAAAAATTAGTTCTTTTATATCAATTTTCTTATAATAAATATAGTTTCTTACATTTTTAGGAATTTTATTTATTCTACAAATTTCTTTAAACTTTTTATCCATAACAGAACTTACATTTGGACAAATCCATATAAAATCTTCTTTAATTGAGATATTTATTTTATGACTAATAGTTATCTCTTTTTGTTTAATAATTTCATCTCTTTGTGCTGAGCTTAATAAAAAACCTCTTTTTTTTAAACTATTATCTATAATTCTAATATTTAGATTATTATCATTTTGATTTTGATAGATTTCTAATTCATTAAAATTTTTTATAGGAGTAATTTCAATATTTAAGGAATTTATATCATCTTGTA
Protein-coding regions in this window:
- the fliM gene encoding flagellar motor switch protein FliM, which encodes MAEFLSQDEIDALLDIAEQGDDIDGTNPLDKFTAKEKNYSIYDFKKPNRVTLDQLKALTTMHDKMLREFINDLSSMLRKIVDIKLTTIEQMTYGEFILSIPQVTSLSTLSMKPLDGRIVIECNPTISHKVIADLLGSGAVNTMDNLDRELTEIEIKVLEHFYKMFIKILYKTWSDISSLNFRIESSDTNANAIQIVSDHDIVLLVVFEITIDEDSGFLSICYPISYIEPLLNKIVDKIFSEGKNKKLSRKEDIKTLISGARMKVEAIMAETELTTAEILNLKENDIIVFNKNASSSSATVYINKKEKFSAVSGISNNRKAVQIKANLDREKQETLDTLREMREDREQKAKESAETLKKLLNERTSNYL
- a CDS encoding flagellar basal body P-ring protein FlgI, which encodes MILKYFFIIALLLSSLYSQTIKDISNIIGIRENQLIGYGLIVGLAGTGDKSKFTMQSLQNLLRNSYIKIPAGSINSKNIAAVMVTADLPPFARQGDKIKVNISTIGDAKSVDHGELLITQLKGVDGNVYALAQGTIVANENNKTTGFIYDGATVENEINFDLQSEDSIQLSLLKNSAKNADLIETKINDTFGKKLATALDTRTIDVKKPDGMSIVKFISLVQNIELESSFKKKLIIDMNRESILAGGDIVIDPVTIARDTFTIRINKTGLGEVDWNNPTINTGVDIGDDVRIADKPVIDINNAMINTKNPPTVADLVRSMKVMKLPMKEIIDTLKMIKDMGAIDVDIELRE
- a CDS encoding flagellar biosynthetic protein FliQ produces the protein MDLIGIAENTVKIILILGLPSLIVSMIIGLVISIFSAVTQVNDASLSFVPKMIFVSAFILISLPWVGDHLETFTKDLWDIILTFGH
- a CDS encoding MotE family protein, whose translation is MIYKFLILTIFFVIQINAVETSSSLTRQKMEVLELKNELNNFYNEKEKEYQTQKKELENLLAQVEKEKAETKRLHDKNLALLKDIRAEVQSKTVKIYDGMKAKNAAEIFDQMINEGKIEDVFDIILRLRESNVTQILKFLTVTNASRLTQKLEKYNLDKDKKD
- a CDS encoding flagellar basal body-associated FliL family protein, producing MAEENGETTKKSSEGKGLLIVLIVLILILIMAVAGGTYFLLDKISSTANNGQKTEESAQTATPANTSEATFKADVNDLVLNLTDSRGKEKVMKLSFSIRSNDPLIATVIEEYKAEITDVVISQVSSRSSEELLTVGGKNLLKDELIAEINNVINYVTKSNRNVVSTILFTTFVIK
- a CDS encoding flagellar basal body L-ring protein FlgH — its product is MKLVIYISLTSLLFLGCASQEPDIHFEKPEIQIPKKAPEAKKNKGSLYSMQGTSLFADKKDLQIGDIIQIIIKEDLTAKSDNKRELTNNRNNNLGGGLFTPMGTNTLGGVAESITNESNRSLGVDFGTQSTNSDKGKVKTQFNETFDTTISAIIEETYQNGNYYIRGEKEMLIEGQKQKIVISGVIRPYDITSDNSINSSQIANLKLLYNKDGTESDILDTPWGLNFMRKIWPF
- the flgK gene encoding flagellar hook-associated protein FlgK; the protein is MSLFGTFNVAQTGLSASRYGIETVSNNIANKDTDGYKKRVTDLSEIGQMGSSITGRGVNVDGVSRVTSQYLYDNYTKEYTKTSYYDKLTNMLGNIEKVFAETDTAGLSVDINNYFTAVEQLRSNPNSQIYKSYLQSQGQALVDNLQRLYSSVEQQQSIEKVELKTNVKEVNSILKEIADINGKLENYTNSTNDLLDKRDALELKLSQYVNVDINRDNGYEIKIGGVTALSSGTLNRELEISYKDTKQVDKFNYIQSNGTVLDSLKYNEDGTAKAAYDANDVIKYTLNNDDNLSVTIQIGEVVNGDWDNDPSTPDTGEAVTMDNLTRALAFKINNDPKLSQYVTAHNGDYNDGYMVYPGDNRGLSTDSDKYLRVESNEAGKANEFTGTISIVRYDATNAVQEREALYKNESQSTTAESDVVLKILEQNVNLSSGSIKAQVENLSSSSPNNKIQSYLDNLDSLAATFSDIYDQYIQVGKSEYVYGQNAANDYNGTPKGEIVSVGLFSGTSVKTLAFNKNAVNDLKQEQIEYLATIQWKTDLSFDGKGQDSTATNTTSLSEFFRNTKVNVSSDTENAKYSKEVQANIAQTIGTTYNNIVKVDEDDEMVNLMKLQAAYSANAQMITAVDEMIKVILGLRS
- the fliD gene encoding flagellar filament capping protein FliD, yielding MAGVLGLGSSGSTSLNEALIEKLKEADKASSVTPLEKKLEKFTTEKEVVANIQTKVNELLSAVKVFSLNQTTGANAFQQKSANVTGDGVVFDSDDLSALKSGSLSVKVEQLAQKDVWQSKQFDGTTTTKSSLVNQGTLNINGTSIDTTNKSYSDLVTEINKISGVQASLVEDSTGKFRLSIKSSETGESNKINFTGSDSTALSHFGFDDTTNNVLKAQDMKMKVDGVDYSGSSNTITIDGLKITASKSTGESTINIEDDNSNIKTQMQAFVTAYNTLNTLISGEVYSTDSSLGDKASIRNVMSQLKEQLFGTGSGDKTIFSYGFSFDSSNGNLVLSSTEFDNAIKNDKEGLQNLFVGVAEKKGIATTLDELISNSGINKDLIDYESNMLSRETKLTEQKDAAQEALDAKYKLMSEQFAAYTTIITQMENSFSGLKMLIQQSTASN
- the fliS gene encoding flagellar export chaperone FliS — encoded protein: MGIEEYNQQNAISDDPYVLVLKLYEGVIKFLSFAKSAIQEGDIEKKFIYINKAIAIFDELRSVLDFDGGDVAYYLDGLYLYQIETLFSAGIDDNINSINQVMKVTQGLIEAWKDETGL